atttggactaaaaatttaaattataaaatattaatagaaACTTtaccaaatactccctccgtctcagttTAAGAGccacattttatcatttaagtccgtcccagtttaaaagtcacatttagaatctaccatatttggacataaaatttaacctcattattcatcaaatttacactcaaataccattactttcataaaaataaaacaaaacaaaatcataagcatacaaaaagtcaaaagggtcACACTATCCACTACCTTACTTCAATTATTATTCACTCCAACAACCACTCtatcacttcaattattacgcattccaacaatttcttaaaacacgtgtcataactaaatcttacttttaaactgagacagagggagtaagtAGTCTAGTATTTACTTCACGAATCACAACCTTGTTATCCatccgtcccctaaaaatagaatttctttattttttggtCCATCCCCAATAAATAAAAACTTtgtatttaagaaaatttatttcagaCGGGAccatttttcattaaaacaCTTTTCTCATTATCTTTATCATACTTTCTTAATTTTACATCAAAATTCGAGTTGTTTCAGAAAAAACGACACGTAAGTAGTAGGACACATCAAGAATCCTATGTTATAACAAttgtccaaaaaaacttgaatATGAATGAggtaatatttattaaaatgctccaaataaataaataaaatttcatgtcaCCACATATTTTGGTTGGTCGCAACAGCAACTCCCTTTCTACCCCCAATCTCACCAAattaactactttttctctttcttataaaaatatagaataataatattgttATTTTACAATGATATTTTTTGGTTTTCTATATATATCAGTTGACTTCCAAAGCATGTAGCATAAATTACTTGTACTATTCAATTTATTCATATGGATAAGTGTGGCACTCATCAGAAGCATCCCACAACTCAAAATggttctctctcttttttctttctttttattctttaattctttcTGTCTCTAAATCTTGGTTTGTTGATGCAGAGGCAAGCAGTGTTGAGTGGGAATTGATAAAGATGACAGAACAAGAAGAAGATATGATATGCAGAATGCACAAGCTAGTGGGAGACAAGTAAGAAGTACTCCTAGCTACTaattatttatatcatatagtattaattactccatatttttaaAAGATGTTGTTTTTCTATATATGATTATGAATGTGATCAACTTATAATTATGATGGTATTTTGTTAATTAGGTGGGATTTAATAGCAGGAAGAGTTCCAGGAAGAAGTGCAAGAGAGATTGAAAGATTTTGGTTGATGAGAATTAATGGTGTTGGAAAAAACAAAGAAGACAAAATTATTGATCGGGCCCCACCGCTACACATATTCGACTAAGAATTACTAAATGTTTTAGATGTAGCTATATTctatttatagtactatttgCTATTGTATTACTCGGTAAACGTAGTGTATTGTGTTACATTTAATCGATTTCACATTGTATCGCTAGTTGGTTGTCTAAAAGTCTAAAATAGTGTTTGTATGCTATTGTTGTTTATAATTGTGTACGATACAATCACTTGATTAATAGAGCTGACCCTAATAATTCTGAGGCCCTAGATGGGGAAAAAAAAGAGACAATAATATCTATATTATTTTGATAGAAATATTAAGATAGTAGTTGTTTTATAAATTTGGGAGACCACAAATTTAAGAGTTATGTGCAAAGCCTATATTTGCATTTTGCAATATGTAAGGCCCGGCCCTGTTAGATGTATTCTAGTGATTTAATTGTTGAGTTCGTGAGTATAGTTTTTCAAAtccaattttattgatattttgatGATATGCGAGTACATTAGATATTTGGGGTAACTGCTCCTAAAGTAATTAACTTTCACCTTTTTTCTGGTTTTTCCCATTAACTTTGAAAGTATCGTGTAATGTCATGAACTTAACCTCGTGTTGCCGTTTTCCCATATCGGGTTCTCGGGCAATTAGGTTGCTTACGTGGCATATTTTTATCTGATGTGGTTGCTTAGTGGACGTTAAATTGCTTAGTGGGCGATGAGTTGGTGAGGCGATTAAAATTCCACACTTAATCGTTTTTCACTCCAAAATCAACACTCCCAAATTATCCCCCCAAATTGGAACCCTAAATCGACATTCCAAAACTCTTCCCAAATCGACACTCCCATCAACACTCTATAGCACGACGCTCTAGCCCACCAGTTCAACTATGAGGACGGCGACAAAGGTTGCGACGGTGACCACGGCGATGAAGACGAGCTGCTAGGGTTTCCTTTCCAGAAGCGACGAGCTGCTAGGGTTTCCTCTCCTGAAGCGACGAGCTGCGCGATGTCAGTGAACCCGTAAGTGTGACAACCAATCTTCTTTGTTGATTAATTTGATTATATCGTTCCCCATGTTCCCCACATTTGTTGTTGTTTAATCTttttggagaaatggtaaatgGTCATGATGTAGTATAGTTATGTTGGCTTTAGTTAGTCATATTTTGTCCCCAATTGCATCGTCGTTTGCTTTAAATTTGATTAAGATTTATTTTTGAATCTATAAGGAAGCCATTTGACAATTTTTTTCATCATGGGGAGCAGTTTATTCCCGATGGGAAGTTTGAGAGAAATGAAGGTGGATCACTTGCAGCAGTAGGTGGTGATTTTGATCTTGATAGGTTTGGTTATTTTGATTTGGTGGATGAATTGAACAAGTTAGGGTTTCAAAGGTGGAAGAGGCTTACCTTTCAGAAGCCATGGTCAATAGAACAAATAGACATAAAAGGTGATGTTGAGGTGATGGAAATGATATCTCGTTTAAAGGAAGTCAGAACTCACATGTGCAAAGTGTATGTTGTTGATGGGCAAAAGGGTAAGCAGGACAAATCTGTGGGAACTAGTGTGGTAGAGAGTTTGCGTGGTGAAGGTAGTAAGAAGCAGAATATTATTCACTCTGTGAAGAAGTCTAAGGTTGAGTCTGTGGTGAAGAGTAACATACATTCTATCACAAAGAGAAAGAAGGAAACAACTGTGAAAAATGGGAAGAATAAAGTTGTTGAAGATACTATTGAAAAGATACTTAAGAAGAATGTTGAAAAGAGTGTATAGAAGAGTTTGTTCCAATCTAGAGAAGAGTTAGTTGTTGATTGTACAAGTGCATGTGGGAGGCAGGATGAGAGAGCCTCTAGAAGTGCATCTAGGAGCATGACTGAAAGAGTCTCTAGAAGTACATCTAGGAGCATGACTGAAAGAGGCTCTGGAAGTTCATCTGTGAGCATGACTGAGAGAGGCTCTAGAAGTTCATCTAAGAGCATGAATGAGAAAAGTGCATCTGTGAGTAAGATTGGGACATAATGTGTGTTAGAAGGGGCAGGTCAGGGACTAGGTGCTGGAGCTTGTGAGGTAGTAGGTGATGAAGCTTGGGAGGGATTTGATGACAGTGATGAAGATGGAAGTTATATACCATCTTGTGAAGAGGAGGAAACAGATGATGAGATGGATGCTGAGGAGTTAGTTTCTGAAGATGAAGAATACACACAAGGCAGGAGGAAACTGAAACAGAAAGAGGTGTTTGTTATGACTGATGACATGTTTCTGGGGTTGGTTGATGGAGGTAAGAACAGCGACTATGTATCAGACTATGAAAATTCTGAAGAAGATGCCATATACTCAGACTCAACTGATTTTGAAGATGAAGCTAGAAGAATTAGGGACAGATATGCTAAGGTAATGTATGATCCCAGGTGTGATCACAAGCTGATGAAATTATCTGTGGGCATGGGCTTTGTTGATGGTTATCAAGCTAGAGATGCAATCACAGATAATGCAGTTGAAAATGGATGGCAGATTCATTTCAAGAGagcaaacaagaaacaattTGAAGCAGCTTGTCAAAAGCCTTGCGAATGGTGGTGTTCAGGTAGTTTGGTTTCTAAAAATGGTGTTGtggtaataaaaaaattgattgatGTTCACACTTGTCCTATAGCTATGAAGAATAAGATTGTGACATCTAGTTGGATTGCTAGGAAATATTTACATGCCTTTAGGCTTAATCCATCTATGAGTTGCAAAGATTTGGGTAGAGACTTAATGCAACAATATGCTTTTGATGCAACAAAGTGGATGTTGTATCATGCTAAGAGGAAGACCATTGATTTGTTGGTTGGCACTGTGGAAGAGCATTATGCAAAGTTAAGGAGCTACACATTGGAGTTGTGTAGATCTGACAAAGAGGGCAGGTTTGAAGTGCATGTGGATGTGGGTGCTGTGTTTAAAACAATGTATATTGGATTCAGTGGATTAAAAAGGGGTTTCATGGAGGGATGTAAGAGAGTCATTGGGTTAGATGGTGCTTTCCTGAAGACCTACTTAGGAGGGATCCTACTGTCAGCAGTAGGGACAGATGGTAATAATCAGATGTACCCTATAGCATGGGCTGTGGTTGAAGTTGAAAATGAGGTCTGTTGGAGTTGGTTCATTAAAATTCTGGCTGAGGAGTTGAACTTGGAAGAAGGATTGGGGATTACAATCATAAGTGACCAGCAAAAGGTATATTGTGAATTCTGGACATGCATGTAGTGTATTGTACTGTACTAATCGACATATAACaatgtacattttttttttaattttttaatgcaGGGGCTTGAGAATGCAGTGAAAGAGCTTATTCCAATGGTTGAGCATAGAAATTGTGCCAGACATATTTATGCAAATTGGAAGAAAACTCACAAAGGCCCAGCATTGAAGCAGCTTTTCTGGAAGCTAGTTAGAAGTACATACATGGAGGAGTATGATGGTGCATGTGAAGAGTTAGAGAAAGAAGATGGGCAGACTTATGCTGATCTGATGGACAAGAACCCCAACAGATTCTGTAAGGCCTTTCTCACTCCACTTCAACGCTCTGATGCAATTCTAAACAATGTATGTGAATGTTTCAACGCATAAATTCTTGAGGCAAGGAgtaaacacattatacacatGCTTGGGGATATTAGAACTGCACTGATGGAGAGGTTGTATAGGAAGAATGTAGACATTGAGAGTGCTGAGAAGAGTTCAAGCATATGTCCAAAAGTGAGGAAGAAAATTGATAGTATGATTTATGAGAGTAGAAACTGCACAACTATTCCTTCAGTAGGTGGGATATTTGAAGTTAGACACTTCCAGGACATGTTTGTTGTTACTCCTTCCTTGAGGTAATGCGGTTGTAGGAAATGGGAGTTAACTGGAATCCCTTGTGTGCATGGATGTGTTGTTATTAACTTCCTAAAGCATGATATGTGGATGACTATGTTCATGAGTACTTTTCAGTGAGTAAGTACAAGTTAGCTTATGGTTATGGGCTGCCAGCTTTGAATGGAGAGAAACTATGGCCGTCTGCAGAAGGCTATCCTGTTGTTCTACCACCTGTTAGAAAGATGTCGGGTATGCCTAAGAAGGTGAGAGGGAGGGATCCATTACACCCCAACAGTCTTATGAAAATATGTGCGATGACTTGTCAGAATTGCTTGCAAGAAGGCCACAACTCTAGGAGTTGCAAAAATGATACTGTTGAATTGCCACCTAAACCACAGGTAAGCAACTATCAATACTATACATATTTGGTATTTAGTTTGATATCTAAGTCTTGTGAAATAACTACTCAACTTTCAGGCCAAAATTGGGAGACCTCGTAAGGTGCCACTACAATCCACGACACCAACTGGCACCACTGTTGTTCCAGGGAGAGGCAGAGGTCGAGgtggaagaagagggagaggtcgtcgtggaggtcgtggtcGAGGTAACACTGAGGGAACTGGAGTTGTTCTTACACAAGAAAGTCACACCGGCTTTTGAGAATATGACTACTATTGTCGTTTGGAATTGAAACTTGTAACAATTGTGTCATTTGACtgatttaatttgtgtattgtgtatggATTTCAAACAATCGTACTATTGTCAATCATTTGTATCTATCTATCCAATATATGcatgaattttcatttttaatcaatCTCGTAAAATGCTATAAACTATAGactttataataatatttatcaTTATAATTATTGTTAATATTAATTTACGGTTGATTTAGTTTGTTTTTGCAAATTAGAGCTAACACTGCCGCTGCCACTCTTCGCCTGTAATATTTGCGCCGACCGCCTAAAAATTTAGCAATTATTCCTTACTAGTGATAAACgacctattttattttctttacactaATTTGGTgttatgatttaaaaaaaataagacacGATATCAATATATTGGGTCTAAACtaactaatatatttaatactTAATAAAAGTATATAATGACACATTTGATAAGAATAGAAATTCGAGTATTAAAATTTAGTTGGGCATACGAGTGTTATAATTTGGGCCTGAAATAATTTGAGGAAATAAGCAGAGAGAGAAAGCCCAAATTGAAAAAGGTTTGGATAACTCTGCATCGTTCACGCCGGAGTTCTCCAACGCCAGCCGGCCACGCCTCTGTCTCTCCCCCTATTCAGCCCCCCTTCTGCATCCTCCATGAAGAAATATTGAAAAGCTTGAAGCTCCACACCTATTACGAAAAATTGGTaagaattttttatatatattattcctCTTGTATCCTAACATTGAATTGAAAgattaaaatagtaaaaaagttgTTCTTGAACTGGGGCCGATAATTTTATGACTTGAATTGGGGTTAATTCACAGTAATTGGCTTTATGTAATGCTCAAACCATTTGTTTTGAATTTATTACTTGAATTGGGGGTATTTCATAGTAGTAATTTGGATTGGGTATTATGAGCTCGGATTGGGATTCATTACTAAGAGTTCGAATTGTGTCTTCTCCAAAAATTTATGAGTCGTGACTATAAATATCATGATTGTAAATTCATGCAATGCCGAAGAAGTCAGTCTTTTGCCCAACACATCAACTTTTTTCCCGCCTAAGTGGCAACTGTGTAATCCCAAAACTTTTCTTTTACTAATATATTGTTAGATTGGAAGGAAACGAGTTTGAGCTGGGAAGGATGGAGTCAATAGTGAAAAAATATCAGAGACAATTCCGGAAAATTAAGGATGAAACTAGCCGATGGGAAGAGCTTCAGTCTCGACTTATTTCCCAATTTTCTAATGCATCTTCCATCATCCAGAGGCTTCAGGTACCATTCTCTTCAGTTCATGTATTTAATTGTTCGATTTCTGGAGATGTTTATTGATTAATTGATATTTTAGGCGATCCAAAATTTGCAAAACTATGAAATTTTGAGATGTTTTGAGGGCATAGAAGGTGTTGTGCTGGCAAAGCAGATGGATTCCTTTCAAACTATCCTCCTCTCCATCAACAACACTATGTAGTGCCATCTATTTATTTTGTTACtgatttctgttttattttcttagtaAGCTGTTTTTGCATGTGTgtgttttaattattattattattattattattattattattattattattattattattattattatctattaTGTGTATTGTTATGTATATTGAAAGAAATATATGAAGGAATTTGTTTGCAGATGCTTCTTGATTATAATAACTTACACATAGGTTCAGCTGTTGTGTTGcattttgtaatttttgattAGCATTGCATTTTCCTTGATAAGTGGAGTGAGGAAGTTGGTTAATATTGCAAGGAATGTTGGGCCTAAAGGGTAAATTTTTGTTTAGGAAAGAATTTGGTGGGATTGTTTCTTCCCTTGAGAAGGTGGTTCGTGATAGCAAGCAGCTTGCGAAAGTGGGGTCTGCCCAGATGACTGCAAAACAACTGAAGCAACAGATTGGAGTAAAACCAACTCTTGCAGATTGCATAGAAGGACTTAGACTTCTTGAAGAAATGCATCGATCAGAGTAAGGatatcacaactctatataccGCTTATGTTGTTTTATTCGTTTACCTTTTTTCCCAAAAAGTTGAACACTAATCAAGCCTTGATCATACATGGACCTATTTCTTAtgctttgaaatttgaatttaagtTAGTTGTAAATTCCTATTGTAGTTGAAGTTGTAGATTGTTCTTATAATTATTTCCAGTATGAGACATCTTGTGGGCTATTAATAGTTAGCTTCAGTATTGTAGACGTACGGCTGGTGCTCTAAAATTGACATAATTGCCGTTTAGACTAGTAGTAGTTTTACATGCTATCTCGTACAATCTTTAAGGAATTATACTTAAAGGTAGGCTCTGTTTTTTCTCATGATCCATAGTCTTATGTTTAGGCAATGCATTAACCAATTACTCTCCGTGAAAAGAAAATTTTCTCTGAACCAATTACTCTTCATGatgggttttttttttgttatcagGTACCTTCTTAAATTATCTCTGGTATCTGCGCTCCCCGCCCTTGCACTGAAACCCAGGTTAATGCTTGCCTAAATACCATCTAGCGAGAACCTATGCCTCCTTCCATGGCCTTCTGGAAAGATGGTATAGTAGTGTCTTTAGTTTGGAGTATGTCATGGTAAACAATCAAGTATGCTTTTTTTTTAATACCCGGTCCTATCAATTATGACTATGTTGGTTCAGACAAGCTAGAAACTTGATTTATACAAATGAAGAATGAACTTAAATCAAACCTCTAATCTTTGATATCATGCTTTGTTGTTGACTCTCTCTGTGACTTTTACTCCTTGTACGATTTAGTAAGTGTAATTCCTTGTTCAAACAAGTTGACTTGAAGTTTGCATCCGGTCTTTAGTCTTTAACTTTGCTGCTTTTTATTGATCGTTTTAGTCTAAGAATGATACGTGTTCTTTGTTCATGTCTTGTGTTTGCtttcattattttctctttaaaaATTTGCGCTCTTTCTGTTCTGATGAGTCCATTGGTGGGTTTATCTTTTCAGTGCAAGTGCTGACTTAGGGGCACTTCAACAGCTTTTGGTAGATCAACCTAATATCCCCCGAGACGAAGGTAACTGAACTTTCTAGAAGACGCATTTGTAAATTCTTAAAATCAGAATTTTCATTGCAGGATTAGTATGGGTTCAAATGTTCATAAGCTTAACTAATATTGTAGAGTTTGATATTCAATCACCAGTATTTGCTTTCGCTCGTGCAGTGCAATATGTTTATGACATTATATTTGCTGAAGAAATTTCATGAAGTACTCTATCTGGTAATGTCGAACTCAAGAAGGAAAGTTTGAGGGCCTTGAGCATTCACAATTGACGGAAATGGTGAAAGAAGCGTTATTGAATGCTCCACAAGGAAGGCAAATATCGCCAAACCCCGGATCTTGTGACTTGTGATTTCATATCATCGCCCACGGTTCTTAATATCATAAAATGAGTTCCAATGTTTGATTTTTCTtaattggatttggattttcTTATACAAAGTTGGAAACTTTTCTTCCCATCTAGTTTGGAGATTTTCAAGTTGTAAATGTAGTGGAAGAAcgtaaaatatttgaaatttgatttCTTACAAAATTTGCATATGTAATTGGTGATCCAAAGTTGTCAGCTTGAGTTTTGTTTTGGAACTGGAACTGGAACCGTCCCTTGTAAAAACATGGTTTCGGTTTGAAACAGTCGACTACGGATATGGAATGAAAAGGCGAAAATCGTTGGTCACAGTTGCGGATTCGTGTTCTGGTTCTCTTGGAACACATAAATAGGGTCAATAAATGGAAAGAAATTTGAACACACGAGCAATTGCAAATTTAGAGAGTAATGGTGTAATTGCAATTGTAGCAAATAAAATGTGCTGAATCCAACATTTGATTTTTGGTCCAACTTGATTTAGTTTGAAAATTAATATAGCATACTCATCCTTATCTCTACTAATAAGTAtggttatttttatttaatttgtagaCTATTTATTGCATACGAGTGGAATATTCTTGATGTCACAATCGAATAGTCAATAATGATATCAAATTTGTCACATAGAAAAAAAGAGGCAATTGTACGATCAGTAAGTAGTAGTACCATGTCTTACAATTATTATTGGACCTAGTCATATATCGTAGCCAAAAATTGTACGCGTTTTATTTATAATGATTACTGCTTTTGATAATACCGTCATTTTCTGAAAATCACATTACATACATTTTGATTTTCAAACTAATGacttactttatttatttatttatttttatactgaAAACCCTTTTTCCGTAGAATTGTCATTCTTGGGTTTGTTTGATTTCGTCGCCACCATAAGGTTTTGAGATATTGGTTTGTTAAttgatatactactataataatCATAAATTGGTATGCCATCCAATTCAGTAAAATCACAGGTATACACGTTAAGTTAAATTCACGTTATATTCAATCAAGACATTAAGCTATCTTCTTTTCCATTGAAAAATTCGCATGGACTAGTAGAAATGTGCAATGCACGTAAAAATATTCGattcaattaataaatataaatataaaaatctttTAATAGACTATATTCCCTTCGTCGACTAAAAGAATATCGCTTTGAGTTCATCGAAGATTTTAATAAACtatagtatttttttgtgtAGAAATGATCTTATCTTCGGTGGAGTGGATGAATTACTGTGAGCTAGGAAGCAGTActaattttttgataaaaagcaCCCTCATCCCAGAATAGGAGTCCAAAGTTTATTTCACatcaattttaagaaatgtatagAATAATGGAGGAAAAATTTTGTGGAGGGGATTTTAGTGATAGGTTCTATAGGAAATAGATGATCCTATTTTGAACAAATATAGAATGTtcttctatattttattttctaaaataaatatttatgttATGCTACAAGTATAAGTTTCAAAAAAACCGAATGAGATTGTGACCCCTTAGATTTCCGCGCCGAAGTTCTAGCACAAGAGAGTCCACAAGAGAGTCGAAGTACATACTTTATTCGACACAAACTCTATTTTTTGGAAGATCCGCTATGATAATGAGAGATATTTATGCATATATGCGCAAATCGGTTAATAATATTAGAATCTGATAAAGAATTATAACATTATGTCAGGACCTACATGCTAAGGGATAGTCTCAGGTAGACAGTTTCTATGGGGCGTAGGCCTCCTAAAAAGGTAACGGAGACGTGCAAAGGTTTTCTCAGGCTGGACGGAGATTGGCCCTTAAGTGCAAAGGCACAAGGGAGCTTGACAGTAAGACCCACTTTTCGAACAGGGACTGCCTTGGTGATCCGACGATGCATAGTGGAAGGGCCTCCTTTCTACAAACGGAAACAGAGATAAAATCAAACCGATTCC
This sequence is a window from Salvia splendens isolate huo1 chromosome 5, SspV2, whole genome shotgun sequence. Protein-coding genes within it:
- the LOC121803318 gene encoding MYB-like transcription factor ETC3 codes for the protein MDKCGTHQKHPTTQNEASSVEWELIKMTEQEEDMICRMHKLVGDKWDLIAGRVPGRSAREIERFWLMRINGVGKNKEDKIIDRAPPLHIFD
- the LOC121802183 gene encoding uncharacterized protein At5g43822-like; the encoded protein is MESIVKKYQRQFRKIKDETSRWEELQSRLISQFSNASSIIQRLQAIQNLQNYEILRCFEGIEGVVLAKQMDSFQTILLSINNTMKEFGGIVSSLEKVVRDSKQLAKVGSAQMTAKQLKQQIGVKPTLADCIEGLRLLEEMHRSEYLLKLSLVSALPALALKPSASADLGALQQLLVDQPNIPRDEVQYVYDIIFAEEIS